One region of Gossypium raimondii isolate GPD5lz chromosome 6, ASM2569854v1, whole genome shotgun sequence genomic DNA includes:
- the LOC105772286 gene encoding uncharacterized protein LOC105772286, protein MGCAAAAPTLVCVKRVKQDEAEEWDETMPLPGDIIEGFAEKDGDDDDDDDASFVAVKGRSELSSQLGKMVQKVETIWVKVRRGDRTHKLRVRVVADKSYILHKKYTIRAARDDRHIAVLGDLTLEKCTTLQEMSRRIVNVAFRGFNRKELNYDWKRKVDTYLPDQASTVVASILFMPFQGEYYIEATISRCMAWFSAAVSSGVPLVFVNIQTEQIVTSDKTNQNGKEISRGGKQQNTSTSVELVQGIRLWFLPGVEQVLLEMIPEPGETRFGLDIKRTDEGFICVGEVTKGSAADRAGLQQLLDEANLTKHLLVISRLEGKSVMPSTVGSAGFIHCCDHNEIKDALASAMEGLDIIQLHIMAWPNQTRPETPQAIAPATLRPPKPPL, encoded by the exons ATGGGCTGTGCTGCTGCTGCTCCTACATTGGTTTGCGTGAAGCGAGTCAAGCAAGATGAAGCAGAAGAGTGGGACGAAACCATGCCATTGCCCGGAGACATCATCGAAGGGTTTGCCGAAAAGGATGGcgacgatgatgatgatgatgatgcgtCATTTGTGGCTGTTAAAGGTAGGTCGGAACTGAGTTCACAGCTGGGGAAGATGGTCCAAAAGGTGGAGACGATATGGGTGAAGGTTAGGAGAGGCGACAGAACGCATAAGCTTCGTGTTCGGGTTGTGGCGGACAAGAGCTACATATTGCATAAGAAGTATACGATCAGAGCGGCTAGGGATGACAGACATATTGCAGTTTTGGGTGATTTGACGTTGGAGAAATGCACTACACTTCAAG AAATGAGCAGGAGGATTGTGAATGTAGCATTTAGAGGGTTCAACCGAAAGGAACTGAATTACGATTGGAAGAGGAAAGTGGATACTTACTTGCCCGATCAAGCCTCCACTGTGGTCGCTTCCATTCTTTTCATGCCTTTTCAAGGTGAATATTACATTGAGGCTACCATATCAAGGTGCATGGCATGGTTTTCTGCAGCTGTATCTTCTGGGGTTCCTCTTGTCTTCGTCAATATCCAAACTGAACAGATTGTCACTTCG gacaaaacaaatcaaaatggaaaGGAAATAAGTCGAGGAGGGAAGCAACAAAACACAAGTACATCTGTAGAATTAGTGCAAGGCATAAGGCTATGGTTTCTACCTGGAGTGGAACAAGTATTGCTTGAAATGATACCTGAACCTGGAGAAACTCGGTTCGGTTTGGACATAAAACGAACCGACGAG GGTTTTATATGCGTGGGCGAAGTAACAAAGGGCTCGGCTGCCGACCGTGCTGGCTTGCAGCAACTACTTGATGAAGCCAATCTTACAAAGCATCTGCTTGTTATCTCTCGGTTAGAAGGCAAGAGTGTAATGCCTTCGACCGTTGGCTCTGCTGGGTTTATACATTGTTGTGATCACAATGAAATAAAGGACGCCCTAGCTTCGGCGATGGAAGGATTGGATATAATTCAACTTCATATCATGGCCTGGCCTAATCAAACTCGACCGGAAACCCCGCAAGCGATCGCCCCTGCGACCCTCAGGCCTCCTAAGCCGCCGCTGTGA